Proteins from a genomic interval of Bradyrhizobium sp. CCGB01:
- a CDS encoding carboxymuconolactone decarboxylase family protein, whose amino-acid sequence MSDLTPEQEVLKEAYVRARGYWRPWTEGLLRLDPAFLQTYGQYAGYAAENGPLSPKMCELIYVALDGSATHLFRAGLALHLRLALQAGATAREIIDVFRLATAQGLDGCNVGIGILAEELASAGIQADQSELTKEQRALREAYMAQFGDWPEFCEQWLRSDPGYFAVLLDLLADRGAGGGLDRRSQCLISIALNACFTALDPHGLRVQIRRALRLGIGQREIRQVLQMTAHLGVHACAVGVPVLMEALGEGPLKAVSDEDGGPQ is encoded by the coding sequence ATGTCCGATCTGACGCCGGAACAAGAGGTGCTGAAAGAGGCCTATGTCAGGGCGCGTGGCTATTGGCGACCCTGGACGGAGGGTCTGTTGCGGCTCGATCCGGCGTTCCTCCAGACTTACGGCCAATATGCGGGCTATGCCGCCGAAAACGGGCCGCTGTCGCCCAAGATGTGCGAGCTGATCTACGTCGCGCTCGACGGATCGGCGACGCATCTGTTCCGCGCCGGGCTCGCGCTGCACCTTCGCCTTGCGCTTCAGGCAGGCGCCACGGCGCGGGAGATTATCGACGTGTTTCGCCTGGCGACGGCTCAAGGGCTGGACGGCTGCAACGTCGGCATCGGCATCCTCGCGGAAGAATTGGCGAGCGCGGGCATTCAGGCCGATCAATCCGAGCTGACGAAGGAGCAACGCGCACTGCGCGAGGCCTATATGGCGCAGTTCGGCGACTGGCCGGAATTTTGCGAGCAATGGCTGCGGTCCGATCCCGGCTATTTCGCCGTGCTGCTGGACCTTCTCGCCGACCGAGGCGCAGGCGGCGGCCTCGACCGGCGCTCGCAATGCCTGATCTCGATTGCATTGAACGCCTGCTTCACGGCGCTCGATCCGCACGGGCTGCGCGTGCAGATCAGGCGGGCGCTGCGGCTCGGCATCGGCCAGCGGGAGATCCGCCAGGTTCTCCAGATGACCGCGCATCTCGGCGTGCACGCCTGCGCCGTCGGCGTGCCGGTTCTGATGGAGGCTCTCGGGGAGGGCCCGCTGAAGGCCGTTTCGGATGAGGATGGAGGACCGCAATGA
- a CDS encoding tripartite tricarboxylate transporter TctB family protein, protein MKGLAIRNQRAFASGALFLVFAVFFFVTALQYPAGTAAKMGPGYFPRLLAIVLAAIGLVVILSAVKPTAGAQALRQWDLKGLAWITGAVVLFGALLFPLGLVGALFVLIMVSSKASPEFTWTGALTNAAVLIALCLAVFVYGLGLPLPVWPSLLN, encoded by the coding sequence ATGAAGGGATTGGCGATCCGCAATCAAAGGGCCTTCGCGTCTGGTGCCCTGTTTCTTGTCTTTGCGGTCTTCTTCTTCGTGACGGCGCTGCAGTATCCTGCAGGTACAGCCGCGAAGATGGGGCCGGGCTATTTCCCGCGCCTGCTCGCGATCGTGCTCGCCGCCATTGGTCTCGTCGTGATCCTCAGCGCGGTGAAGCCGACAGCTGGGGCGCAGGCGCTGCGGCAGTGGGATCTCAAGGGGCTCGCCTGGATCACCGGGGCGGTGGTCCTGTTCGGCGCGCTTCTGTTCCCGCTCGGTCTGGTCGGCGCCCTGTTCGTCCTGATCATGGTGTCGAGCAAGGCCAGTCCTGAGTTCACCTGGACCGGCGCGCTGACGAATGCGGCCGTGCTCATCGCGCTGTGTCTGGCCGTGTTCGTTTACGGCCTTGGGCTGCCTTTGCCCGTCTGGCCATCTCTTCTCAACTGA
- a CDS encoding tripartite tricarboxylate transporter permease has product MDLFHNLAIGFATAAQPANLLYAFFGCLLGTLIGVLPGLGPLATIAMLLPITYALQPDAALIMLAGIYYGAQYGGSTTAIVVNLPGESSSVVTTIDGYQMAKQGRAGVALATAAIGSFFAGCVATLALAALAGPLTATALLFGPKEFFALMILGLILASVLSSGPFIEGIGMVVLGMLLSLVGTDLNSGSQRFAFGIPQLFDGLDFVPLAMGIFGFAEIVKNLEQDDKLSLVTQKITNLFPTRDDFRRMVPAMLRGTTLGTLLGVLPGGGAVLSSFASYTLEKKLSRHPEQFGKGAIEGVAGPESANNAGAQTSFIPLLTLGVPSNVVMALMVGAMNIHNIHPGPEVMTKNPTLFWGLIASMWVGNLMLLILNLPLVGLWVKLLTIPYRYLFPAIMVFCSIGVYSINSGTFEVYEAAVFCVFGYVLIKLQLPAAPLLLGLVLGPAIEENFRRAMVLSRGDATVLLTSPLSASLLAAAAIAVVLIMLPTIRARREEALQE; this is encoded by the coding sequence ATGGATCTATTTCATAATCTGGCGATCGGCTTCGCCACCGCAGCCCAGCCCGCCAATCTGCTCTACGCCTTCTTCGGTTGCCTGCTCGGCACGCTGATCGGCGTGCTTCCGGGCCTTGGTCCGCTCGCGACCATCGCGATGCTGTTGCCGATCACCTATGCGCTGCAACCGGATGCCGCGCTGATCATGCTCGCCGGAATCTACTACGGCGCGCAGTATGGCGGCTCGACCACGGCTATCGTCGTCAACCTGCCCGGCGAGTCCTCGTCCGTCGTCACCACGATCGACGGCTACCAGATGGCCAAGCAGGGTCGCGCCGGCGTGGCGCTCGCCACGGCAGCCATCGGCTCTTTCTTCGCCGGATGTGTGGCGACGCTCGCTTTGGCGGCCCTCGCGGGACCGCTGACCGCGACCGCGCTGTTGTTCGGTCCCAAGGAATTCTTCGCGCTCATGATCCTGGGCCTGATCCTCGCCTCGGTTCTGTCGAGCGGTCCGTTCATCGAGGGCATCGGCATGGTCGTGCTCGGCATGCTCCTGAGCCTCGTCGGCACCGATCTGAACAGCGGCAGTCAGCGGTTTGCCTTCGGCATTCCCCAGCTGTTCGACGGCCTCGATTTCGTGCCGCTGGCGATGGGCATCTTCGGCTTTGCCGAGATCGTCAAGAATCTGGAGCAGGACGACAAGCTGTCGCTGGTGACGCAGAAGATCACCAATCTGTTTCCGACCCGCGACGACTTCCGCCGCATGGTGCCGGCGATGCTGCGCGGCACGACGCTGGGCACGTTGCTGGGCGTGTTGCCCGGCGGCGGCGCGGTGCTGTCGTCCTTTGCGTCCTATACGCTGGAGAAGAAGCTGTCGCGGCATCCCGAGCAGTTCGGCAAGGGCGCCATCGAGGGCGTCGCCGGACCGGAATCGGCGAACAATGCCGGCGCCCAGACCTCGTTCATTCCACTGCTGACGTTGGGGGTGCCCTCCAACGTCGTGATGGCGCTGATGGTCGGCGCCATGAACATCCACAACATCCATCCGGGCCCGGAGGTGATGACGAAGAACCCGACCCTGTTCTGGGGCCTGATCGCCTCGATGTGGGTCGGCAATCTGATGCTGCTGATCCTCAATCTTCCGCTGGTCGGGCTGTGGGTGAAGCTGCTGACCATCCCGTACCGCTATCTGTTCCCGGCGATCATGGTGTTCTGCTCGATAGGCGTCTATTCCATCAACAGCGGAACGTTCGAAGTCTACGAGGCGGCCGTGTTCTGCGTGTTTGGCTATGTCCTGATCAAGCTGCAATTGCCGGCGGCGCCGCTGCTGCTTGGCCTGGTTCTCGGGCCGGCCATCGAGGAGAATTTCCGCCGGGCCATGGTGCTGTCGCGCGGCGACGCCACCGTGCTGCTGACCTCGCCGCTCTCGGCGAGCCTGCTGGCCGCGGCCGCGATCGCGGTCGTCCTGATCATGCTGCCGACGATCCGCGCGCGGCGCGAGGAGGCGCTCCAGGAATGA
- a CDS encoding acyl-CoA dehydrogenase family protein, translated as MIREPVAFEALLERVRRFVRDVAIPAEARVESCDDVPEDIVAIMRAEGFFGWSIPEAYGGAGLTTEELVLAAFELSQCSVAFRARVGTNTGIGSEGIVADGTEQQKQAYLPRLASGEWTGCLAVTEPDAGSEASNVQTTARRDGDWYVLDGEKCFITNAPVADIFTVTARTDPQSKGAAGVSAFIVERGSAGLATGAPYRKMGQAGSPVSAVYFNQCRVPAANLIGGREGAGFKTIMKVLNKQRIHLAALSTGPAIRMLDMAIRHTSSRVQFGEPVANYQLVQAMIADCRTEIFAAQSMILEAARKRDRGEDIALEASMCKYFATEMCGRVADRCVQMFGGAGYIADHSSIERWYRDVRLFRLYEGTSQIHQLNIARLLLRDVA; from the coding sequence ATGATCCGCGAACCTGTCGCCTTCGAAGCGCTACTGGAGCGCGTCCGCCGGTTTGTCCGCGACGTCGCTATTCCGGCCGAGGCACGCGTCGAAAGCTGCGATGACGTGCCCGAAGACATCGTCGCGATCATGCGCGCCGAAGGCTTCTTCGGCTGGAGCATCCCCGAGGCCTATGGTGGTGCCGGGCTCACCACCGAAGAGCTCGTCCTGGCCGCGTTCGAACTGTCGCAATGTTCGGTCGCATTTCGCGCCCGGGTCGGGACCAACACCGGAATCGGCTCGGAGGGAATCGTCGCCGACGGGACCGAGCAGCAGAAGCAAGCCTACCTGCCGCGCCTCGCCAGCGGTGAATGGACCGGCTGCCTCGCCGTGACCGAGCCGGACGCTGGGTCCGAGGCTTCGAACGTGCAGACCACCGCGCGCCGCGATGGCGATTGGTATGTCCTCGACGGCGAGAAATGCTTCATCACCAACGCGCCCGTCGCCGACATCTTCACGGTCACGGCGCGCACGGATCCGCAGTCGAAAGGCGCGGCGGGCGTCTCGGCGTTCATCGTCGAGCGGGGCAGTGCCGGCCTTGCGACCGGTGCGCCCTATCGGAAGATGGGGCAGGCGGGCTCGCCCGTGAGCGCGGTCTATTTCAACCAGTGCCGCGTGCCGGCCGCTAATCTGATCGGTGGCCGCGAAGGCGCGGGCTTCAAGACCATCATGAAGGTGCTGAACAAGCAGCGCATTCATCTGGCTGCCCTGTCGACCGGGCCGGCGATCCGAATGCTCGACATGGCCATCCGCCATACCAGCAGCCGCGTCCAGTTCGGCGAGCCGGTCGCAAACTACCAGCTGGTGCAGGCGATGATCGCCGACTGCCGGACCGAGATCTTCGCGGCGCAGTCGATGATCCTGGAAGCCGCGCGCAAGCGCGACCGCGGCGAGGACATCGCGCTCGAAGCGTCGATGTGCAAATATTTCGCGACCGAGATGTGCGGCCGCGTGGCCGATCGCTGCGTGCAGATGTTCGGCGGCGCCGGCTACATCGCGGATCACTCCTCGATCGAGCGCTGGTACAGGGACGTCCGGCTGTTTCGTCTCTATGAGGGCACCAGCCAGATTCACCAGCTCAACATCGCCCGTCTCCTGCTGCGAGACGTGGCGTGA
- a CDS encoding CaiB/BaiF CoA-transferase family protein: protein MSGPLEGLKVLDIATIVAAPFAATLLADYGADVLKIEMPGQGDGVRAFPPFKDGKPLWWKSVNRNKKFATLDLRRVEGVELFKRMLPHFDVLIENFRPGTLDRWGLPKEVLWQIQPRLVILRATAFGQDGPYRDRPGFARIFEAMGGLTYITGEADGQPMHPGYPIGDAIGGLFGAVGALAALWKRAKNPGAPGEEIDLALTEAIFRLLDVLPIEFDQLGDVRGRIGNGNAYSAPAAVYRTRDDRWVTLAGSTNALFAANCRAIGRPDLIDDPRFSNNARRVEHSTELNAVFSQWCGDRALDDVLAAFAAEEGTLAPIYAIDQIAADPQSRAREMITRVPDRDFGSVAMSNVVPRFTIDRAKLKTSAGDIGQDNREIYQRWLGLSDDEIERLAERKVI from the coding sequence ATGAGTGGGCCGCTGGAAGGACTGAAAGTCCTGGATATCGCGACCATCGTCGCTGCGCCGTTCGCCGCGACGCTGCTGGCCGACTATGGGGCCGACGTGCTCAAGATCGAGATGCCGGGGCAGGGCGACGGGGTCAGGGCCTTCCCGCCGTTCAAGGACGGCAAGCCGTTGTGGTGGAAGAGCGTGAACCGCAACAAGAAGTTCGCAACGCTCGACCTCCGCAGGGTCGAAGGCGTCGAGTTGTTCAAGCGGATGCTGCCGCATTTCGACGTGCTGATCGAGAATTTCCGGCCCGGGACGCTCGACCGCTGGGGACTGCCGAAAGAGGTGCTATGGCAGATTCAGCCGCGCCTCGTCATCCTGCGCGCGACCGCGTTCGGCCAGGACGGGCCGTATCGCGACCGTCCGGGTTTCGCACGGATATTCGAAGCCATGGGCGGCCTCACCTACATCACGGGCGAGGCCGATGGTCAGCCGATGCATCCCGGTTATCCCATCGGCGACGCAATCGGCGGCCTGTTCGGTGCGGTCGGCGCGCTTGCGGCGCTGTGGAAGCGGGCGAAAAACCCGGGCGCGCCGGGCGAGGAGATCGATCTCGCGTTGACCGAGGCGATTTTCCGGCTGCTCGACGTCTTGCCCATCGAGTTCGATCAGCTCGGGGACGTGCGTGGCCGCATTGGAAACGGCAACGCTTACTCCGCGCCGGCGGCCGTTTATCGGACCCGAGATGATCGCTGGGTCACGCTGGCGGGATCGACCAATGCGCTCTTTGCCGCGAATTGCCGGGCGATCGGCAGGCCGGACCTGATTGACGATCCGCGCTTTTCCAACAACGCGCGCCGGGTCGAACATTCGACGGAGTTGAACGCGGTCTTCTCGCAATGGTGCGGCGACCGTGCGCTCGACGACGTGCTCGCCGCCTTCGCGGCCGAGGAAGGCACGCTGGCGCCGATCTACGCGATCGACCAGATCGCAGCCGATCCGCAATCCCGGGCGCGCGAGATGATCACCCGTGTGCCAGACCGGGATTTCGGTTCGGTGGCAATGTCGAATGTCGTGCCGCGCTTCACGATCGACCGCGCGAAGCTGAAGACATCCGCGGGCGACATCGGCCAGGACAATCGCGAGATCTATCAGCGCTGGCTCGGCCTTTCAGACGACGAGATCGAACGCCTCGCGGAGCGGAAGGTCATCTGA